A stretch of the Medicago truncatula cultivar Jemalong A17 chromosome 5, MtrunA17r5.0-ANR, whole genome shotgun sequence genome encodes the following:
- the LOC11441455 gene encoding putative 12-oxophytodienoate reductase 11, whose translation MEAANITNSIPLLTPYKMGKFNLAHRVVLAPLTRMRSYNNVPQPIAVKYYSQRTSKGGILIAEATGVSDTAQGYPNTPGIWTKEQVEAWKPIVDAVHDKGGIFFCQIWHVGRVSNSVYQPNGQAPISSTDKSLTSNDVQQFTKPRRLSTDEIPHIVNDFRLAARNAIEAGFDGVEIHGAHGYLLEQFMKDKVNDRTDEYGGSLENRCRFPLEVVEAVVNEIGADKVGIRLSPFAEYAESGDSNPNELGLHMVNALNKYNILYCHMVEPRIKSASETIESPYSLVPMRKAFNGSFMAAGGYDRQDGIDAIAENKADLVVYGRLFLANPDLPKRFALNAPLNKYNRETFYISDPVVGYTDYPFLE comes from the exons atggaagctGCCAACATCACTAATTCAATTCCTCTTCTTACACCTTACAAGATGGGTAAATTCAATCTAGCTCATAG AGTTGTTTTGGCACCACTAACAAGAATGAGATCATACAACAATGTTCCTCAACCCATTGCTGTCAAGTATTATTCTCAGAGAACCTCTAAAGGTGGTATTCTCATAGCTGAAGCTACTGGTGTTTCAGACACTGCTCAAGGCTATCCAAACACGCCAGGAATATGGACTAAAGAGCAAGTTGAGGCGTGGAAACCTATCGTAGATGCGGTTCATGACAAAGGCGGTATATTTTTCTGTCAGATTTGGCATGTTGGAAGAGTTTCAAATTCAG TTTATCAGCCAAATGGACAAGCACCGATATCTTCTACGGACAAGTCACTCACAAGCAATGATGTACAACAATTCACGAAACCGAGACGGCTAAGCACAGATGAAATTCCTCATATTGTCAATGATTTCAGACTTGCTGCAAGAAATGCTATTGAAGCTG GTTTTGATGGAGTTGAAATCCATGGAGCTCATGGCTACCTACTTGAACAATTCATGAAAGATAAAGTGAATGACAGAACAGATGAATACGGTGGATCCCTCGAGAATCGTTGTCGATTTCCTTTGGAAGTTGTTGAAGCAGTTGTGAATGAGATAGGAGCAGATAAAGTTGGAATTAGACTATCACCTTTTGCAGAATATGCAGAAAGCGGAGACTCCAATCCCAATGAATTGGGACTTCATATGGTTAATGCCCTCAATAAGTACAATATTCTTTACTGTCACATGGTGGAACCAAGAATAAAATCAGCTTCTGAAACGATTGAAAGCCCTTACAGTCTGGTGCCAATGAGAAAGGCTTTCAATGGCTCTTTCATGGCTGCAGGAGGCTATGACAGACAAGACGGGATCGATGCTATAGCTGAAAACAAGGCAGATCTTGTAGTTTATGGTCGTTTGTTCTTAGCAAATCCAGATTTGCCAAAGAGATTTGCACTTAATGCTCCTCTCAACAAGTATAATAGGGAGACATTCTACATTTCTGATCCGGTTGTTGGTTACACTGACTATCCCTTtcttgaatga
- the LOC11444738 gene encoding putative 12-oxophytodienoate reductase 11 isoform X5, with product MGIKMEGTNITDPIPLLTHYKMGKFNLAHRVVLAPLTRIRSYGNVPQPHAVLYYSQRASKGGLLIAEATGVSDTAQGYPDTPGIWTKEHVEAWKPIVDAVHAKGATFFCQIWHVGRVSNSICQPNGQAPISSTNKLLTPQIGGDGFQMPQFTQPRRLRTEEIPNIVNDFRLAARNAIEAGFDGVEIHGAHGYLVEQFMKDKANDRTDEYGGTLENRCRFVLEIVEAVANEIGAERVGIKLSPFEKFGDCGDSNPQELGLYMVNALNKYGILYCHMVEPRMEILDEKTECHYSLVSIRKVFNGTFMVTGGYERQDGINAIAENRADLIAYGRLFISNPDLPKRFALNAPLNKYNRETFYTSDPVIGYTDYPSLE from the exons atgGGTATCAAAATGGAAGGTACTAACATCACTGATCCAATTCCTCTTCTTACACATTACAAGATGGGCAAATTCAATCTAGCTCATAG AGTTGTTTTGGCACCACTCACTAGAATAAGATCATATGGCAACGTTCCTCAACCTCATGCTGTCCTCTATTACTCACAGAGAGCATCCAAAGGTGGTCTTCTCATAGCTGAAGCTACCGGTGTCTCTGACACTGCTCAAGGGTATCCAGACACACCAGGTATATGGACTAAAGAGCATGTCGAGGCGTGGAAACCTATTGTGGATGCTGTTCATGCCAAAGGTGCTACATTCTTCTGTCAGATTTGGCATGTTGGAAGAGTTTCTAATTCTA TTTGTCAACCAAATGGGCAAGCACCAATATCTTCAACAAACAAACTACTCACACCACAAATTGGAGGTGATGGTTTTCAAATGCCACAATTCACACAACCGAGGAGGCTAAGAACAGAAGAAATTCCTAATATTGTCAATGACTTTAGACTTGCTGCAAGAAATGCTATTGAAGCTg GTTTTGATGGGGTTGAAATCCATGGAGCTCATGGCTACCTAGTTGAACAATTCATGAAAGATAAAGCAAACGACAGAACAGATGAATATGGTGGAACCCTTGAAAATCGTTGTAGATTTGTTTTGGAAATTGTTGAAGCTGTTGCAAATGAGATAGGTGCAGAAAGAGTTGGAATAAAATTATCACCTTTTGAAAAATTTGGAGATTGTGGAGACTCAAATCCCCAAGAATTGGGACTTTATATGGTGAATGCCCTCAATAAATATGGTATTCTTTATTGTCATATGGTGGAACCAAGAATGGAAATTCTTGATGAGAAAACTGAATGTCATTATAGCTTGGTGTCAATAAGAAAGGTTTTCAATGGAACTTTTATGGTTACTGGAGGCTATGAAAGACAAGATGGAATCAATGCTATAGCTGAAAATAGGGCAGATCTTATTGCTTATGGTCGTTTGTTCATATCTAATCCAGATTTACCAAAGAGATTTGCACTTAATGCTCCTCTTAACAAGTATAATAGGGAGACATTCTACACTTCTGATCCAGTTATAGGTTATACTGACTACCCTTCTCTTGAATAA
- the LOC11444738 gene encoding 12-oxophytodienoate reductase 2 isoform X1 yields the protein MGIKMEGTNITDPIPLLTHYKMGKFNLAHRVVLAPLTRNRSYGNVPQPHAILYYSQRAAGSNGGLLITEATGISDTAQGYPDTPGIWTKEHVEAWKPIVDAVHAKGATFFCQIWHVGRVSDTVFQPNGQAPISPTDKPLTPQLRSNGIDVAEFTPPRRLRIDEIPNLVNDFRLAARNAIEAGFDGVEIHGANGYILEQFMKDQVNDRTDEYGGSLENRCRIVLEVVEAVANEIGADRTGIRLSPFSEYAECVDSNPRELGLYMANALNKYGILYCHVVEPRMKTVNERIECSHSLVPMRKAFKGTFLAAGGYDRNDGINAIAENRTDLVVYGRLFLANPDLPKRFALNAPLNKYNRATFYTSDPVIGYTDYPFLE from the exons atgGGTATCAAAATGGAAGGTACTAACATCACTGATCCAATTCCTCTTCTTACACATTACAAGATGGGCAAATTCAATCTAGCTCATAG AGTTGTTTTGGCACCACTCACAAGAAACAGATCCTATGGCAATGTTCCACAACCTCATGCTATCCTCTATTACTCTCAGAGAGCAGCCGGTTCTAACGGAGGTCTTCTCATAACCGAAGCTACCGGTATATCTGACACCGCTCAAGGGTATCCAGACACGCCAGGTATTTGGACTAAAGAGCACGTCGAGGCGTGGAAACCTATTGTGGATGCTGTCCATGCCAAAGGTGCTACCTTCTTCTGTCAGATTTGGCACGTTGGAAGAGTTTCTGATACtg TTTTTCAGCCGAATGGACAGGCACCAATATCTCCTACAGACAAGCCACTCACACCACAACTTCGAAGTAATGGTATTGATGTCGCAGAATTCACACCGCCCAGACGGCTAAGGATAGATGAAATTCCAAACCTTGTCAATGACTTCAGACTTGCTGCAAGAAATGCTATTGAAGCTG GGTTTGATGGGGTTGAAATCCATGGGGCTAATGGCTACATACTTGAGCAATTCATGAAAGATCAAGTGAACGACAGAACAGATGAATATGGTGGATCCCTTGAGAACCGTTGTCGGATTGTTTTGGAAGTTGTTGAAGCTGTTGCAAATGAGATAGGTGCAGATAGAACTGGAATTAGATTATCACCTTTTTCAGAATATGCAGAATGTGTAGACTCTAATCCCAGAGAATTGGGACTTTATATGGCTAATGCCCTCAATAAATATGGTATTCTTTACTGTCATGTGGTGGAACCAAGAATGAAAACTGTTAATGAAAGAATTGAATGCTCTCACAGCCTTGTGCCGATGAGAAAGGCCTTCAAAGGCACTTTCCTGGCTGCAGGAGGTTACGACCGAAATGATGGGATCAATGCCATAGCTGAAAATAGGACAGACCTTGTTGTATATGGTCGTTTGTTCTTAGCTAATCCAGATTTGCCGAAGAGATTTGCACTTAATGCTCCTCTAAACAAGTATAACAGGGCGACATTCTACACTTCAGATCCAGTTATAGGTTATACTGACTACCCTTTTCTTGAATGA
- the LOC11444738 gene encoding 12-oxophytodienoate reductase 2 isoform X3, which translates to MEADPIPLLTPYKMGNFSLSHRVVLAPLTRIRSYGNVPQPHAVLYYSQRASKGGLLIAEATGVSDTAQGYPDTPGIWTKEHVEAWKPIVDAVHAKGATFFCQIWHVGRVSNSICQPNGQAPISSTNKLLTPQIGGDGFQMPQFTQPRRLRTEEIPNIVNDFRLAARNAIEAGFDGVEIHGAHGYLVEQFMKDKANDRTDEYGGTLENRCRFVLEIVEAVANEIGAERVGIKLSPFEKFGDCGDSNPQELGLYMVNALNKYGILYCHMVEPRMEILDEKTECHYSLVSIRKVFNGTFMVTGGYERQDGINAIAENRADLIAYGRLFISNPDLPKRFALNAPLNKYNRETFYTSDPVIGYTDYPSLE; encoded by the exons ATGGAAGCTGATCCCATTCCTCTTCTTACACCTTACAAGATGGGCAATTTCAGTCTCTCTCATAG AGTTGTTTTGGCACCACTCACTAGAATAAGATCATATGGCAACGTTCCTCAACCTCATGCTGTCCTCTATTACTCACAGAGAGCATCCAAAGGTGGTCTTCTCATAGCTGAAGCTACCGGTGTCTCTGACACTGCTCAAGGGTATCCAGACACACCAGGTATATGGACTAAAGAGCATGTCGAGGCGTGGAAACCTATTGTGGATGCTGTTCATGCCAAAGGTGCTACATTCTTCTGTCAGATTTGGCATGTTGGAAGAGTTTCTAATTCTA TTTGTCAACCAAATGGGCAAGCACCAATATCTTCAACAAACAAACTACTCACACCACAAATTGGAGGTGATGGTTTTCAAATGCCACAATTCACACAACCGAGGAGGCTAAGAACAGAAGAAATTCCTAATATTGTCAATGACTTTAGACTTGCTGCAAGAAATGCTATTGAAGCTg GTTTTGATGGGGTTGAAATCCATGGAGCTCATGGCTACCTAGTTGAACAATTCATGAAAGATAAAGCAAACGACAGAACAGATGAATATGGTGGAACCCTTGAAAATCGTTGTAGATTTGTTTTGGAAATTGTTGAAGCTGTTGCAAATGAGATAGGTGCAGAAAGAGTTGGAATAAAATTATCACCTTTTGAAAAATTTGGAGATTGTGGAGACTCAAATCCCCAAGAATTGGGACTTTATATGGTGAATGCCCTCAATAAATATGGTATTCTTTATTGTCATATGGTGGAACCAAGAATGGAAATTCTTGATGAGAAAACTGAATGTCATTATAGCTTGGTGTCAATAAGAAAGGTTTTCAATGGAACTTTTATGGTTACTGGAGGCTATGAAAGACAAGATGGAATCAATGCTATAGCTGAAAATAGGGCAGATCTTATTGCTTATGGTCGTTTGTTCATATCTAATCCAGATTTACCAAAGAGATTTGCACTTAATGCTCCTCTTAACAAGTATAATAGGGAGACATTCTACACTTCTGATCCAGTTATAGGTTATACTGACTACCCTTCTCTTGAATAA
- the LOC11444738 gene encoding 12-oxophytodienoate reductase 2 isoform X4: MEADPIPLLTPYKMGNFSLSHRVVLAPLTRIRSYGNVPQPHAVLYYSQRASKGGLLIAEATGVSDTAQGYPDTPGIWTKEHVEAWKPIVDAVHAKVCQPNGQAPISSTNKLLTPQIGGDGFQMPQFTQPRRLRTEEIPNIVNDFRLAARNAIEAGFDGVEIHGAHGYLVEQFMKDKANDRTDEYGGTLENRCRFVLEIVEAVANEIGAERVGIKLSPFEKFGDCGDSNPQELGLYMVNALNKYGILYCHMVEPRMEILDEKTECHYSLVSIRKVFNGTFMVTGGYERQDGINAIAENRADLIAYGRLFISNPDLPKRFALNAPLNKYNRETFYTSDPVIGYTDYPSLE; this comes from the exons ATGGAAGCTGATCCCATTCCTCTTCTTACACCTTACAAGATGGGCAATTTCAGTCTCTCTCATAG AGTTGTTTTGGCACCACTCACTAGAATAAGATCATATGGCAACGTTCCTCAACCTCATGCTGTCCTCTATTACTCACAGAGAGCATCCAAAGGTGGTCTTCTCATAGCTGAAGCTACCGGTGTCTCTGACACTGCTCAAGGGTATCCAGACACACCAGGTATATGGACTAAAGAGCATGTCGAGGCGTGGAAACCTATTGTGGATGCTGTTCATGCCAAAG TTTGTCAACCAAATGGGCAAGCACCAATATCTTCAACAAACAAACTACTCACACCACAAATTGGAGGTGATGGTTTTCAAATGCCACAATTCACACAACCGAGGAGGCTAAGAACAGAAGAAATTCCTAATATTGTCAATGACTTTAGACTTGCTGCAAGAAATGCTATTGAAGCTg GTTTTGATGGGGTTGAAATCCATGGAGCTCATGGCTACCTAGTTGAACAATTCATGAAAGATAAAGCAAACGACAGAACAGATGAATATGGTGGAACCCTTGAAAATCGTTGTAGATTTGTTTTGGAAATTGTTGAAGCTGTTGCAAATGAGATAGGTGCAGAAAGAGTTGGAATAAAATTATCACCTTTTGAAAAATTTGGAGATTGTGGAGACTCAAATCCCCAAGAATTGGGACTTTATATGGTGAATGCCCTCAATAAATATGGTATTCTTTATTGTCATATGGTGGAACCAAGAATGGAAATTCTTGATGAGAAAACTGAATGTCATTATAGCTTGGTGTCAATAAGAAAGGTTTTCAATGGAACTTTTATGGTTACTGGAGGCTATGAAAGACAAGATGGAATCAATGCTATAGCTGAAAATAGGGCAGATCTTATTGCTTATGGTCGTTTGTTCATATCTAATCCAGATTTACCAAAGAGATTTGCACTTAATGCTCCTCTTAACAAGTATAATAGGGAGACATTCTACACTTCTGATCCAGTTATAGGTTATACTGACTACCCTTCTCTTGAATAA
- the LOC11444738 gene encoding 12-oxophytodienoate reductase 2 isoform X2 — protein sequence MAGIVESDPIPLLTPYKMGKFNLSHRVVLAPLTRNRSYGNVPQPHAILYYSQRAAGSNGGLLITEATGISDTAQGYPDTPGIWTKEHVEAWKPIVDAVHAKGATFFCQIWHVGRVSDTVFQPNGQAPISPTDKPLTPQLRSNGIDVAEFTPPRRLRIDEIPNLVNDFRLAARNAIEAGFDGVEIHGANGYILEQFMKDQVNDRTDEYGGSLENRCRIVLEVVEAVANEIGADRTGIRLSPFSEYAECVDSNPRELGLYMANALNKYGILYCHVVEPRMKTVNERIECSHSLVPMRKAFKGTFLAAGGYDRNDGINAIAENRTDLVVYGRLFLANPDLPKRFALNAPLNKYNRATFYTSDPVIGYTDYPFLE from the exons ATGGCTGGTATTGTTGAATCTGATCCAATTCCACTTCTCACTCCTTACAAAATGGGAAAATTCAATCTATCTCATAG AGTTGTTTTGGCACCACTCACAAGAAACAGATCCTATGGCAATGTTCCACAACCTCATGCTATCCTCTATTACTCTCAGAGAGCAGCCGGTTCTAACGGAGGTCTTCTCATAACCGAAGCTACCGGTATATCTGACACCGCTCAAGGGTATCCAGACACGCCAGGTATTTGGACTAAAGAGCACGTCGAGGCGTGGAAACCTATTGTGGATGCTGTCCATGCCAAAGGTGCTACCTTCTTCTGTCAGATTTGGCACGTTGGAAGAGTTTCTGATACtg TTTTTCAGCCGAATGGACAGGCACCAATATCTCCTACAGACAAGCCACTCACACCACAACTTCGAAGTAATGGTATTGATGTCGCAGAATTCACACCGCCCAGACGGCTAAGGATAGATGAAATTCCAAACCTTGTCAATGACTTCAGACTTGCTGCAAGAAATGCTATTGAAGCTG GGTTTGATGGGGTTGAAATCCATGGGGCTAATGGCTACATACTTGAGCAATTCATGAAAGATCAAGTGAACGACAGAACAGATGAATATGGTGGATCCCTTGAGAACCGTTGTCGGATTGTTTTGGAAGTTGTTGAAGCTGTTGCAAATGAGATAGGTGCAGATAGAACTGGAATTAGATTATCACCTTTTTCAGAATATGCAGAATGTGTAGACTCTAATCCCAGAGAATTGGGACTTTATATGGCTAATGCCCTCAATAAATATGGTATTCTTTACTGTCATGTGGTGGAACCAAGAATGAAAACTGTTAATGAAAGAATTGAATGCTCTCACAGCCTTGTGCCGATGAGAAAGGCCTTCAAAGGCACTTTCCTGGCTGCAGGAGGTTACGACCGAAATGATGGGATCAATGCCATAGCTGAAAATAGGACAGACCTTGTTGTATATGGTCGTTTGTTCTTAGCTAATCCAGATTTGCCGAAGAGATTTGCACTTAATGCTCCTCTAAACAAGTATAACAGGGCGACATTCTACACTTCAGATCCAGTTATAGGTTATACTGACTACCCTTTTCTTGAATGA
- the LOC11441456 gene encoding putative 12-oxophytodienoate reductase 11: MAGIVESDPIPLLTPYKMRKFNLAHRVVLAPLTRQRSYGNVPQPHAILYYSQRATGSNGGLLITEATGVSDTAQGYPDTPGIWTKEHVEAWKPIVDAVHAKGATIFCQIWHVGRVSDSVFQPNGQAPISSTDKSLTPQIRSNGFNIAKFTPPRRLRTDEIPNIVNDFRLAARNAIEAGFDGVEIHGAHGYLLEQFMKDKVNDRTDEYGGSLENRCRFALEVVEAVANEIGAERVGIRLSPFAEYAECGDSNPNELGLYMVNALNKYGILYCHMVEPRMKTVGEKTECPDSLVPMRKAFKGTFMVAGGYDRHDGINAIAENRADLVVYGRLFLANPDLPKRFALDAPLNKYNRETFYISDPVLGYTDYPFLE; the protein is encoded by the exons ATGGCTGGTATTGTTGAATCTGATCCAATTCCTCTTCTTACTCCTTACAAAATGAGAAAATTCAATCTAGCTCATAG AGTTGTTTTGGCACCACTCACAAGACAAAGATCTTATGGCAACGTTCCACAACCTCATGCTATCCTCTATTACTCACAGAGAGCCACCGGCTCTAACGGAGGTCTTCTCATAACCGAAGCTACCGGTGTCTCTGACACCGCTCAAGGGTATCCAGATACGCCAGGTATTTGGACTAAAGAGCATGTCGAGGCATGGAAACCCATTGTGGATGCTGTTCATGCTAAAGGTGCTACCATCTTTTGTCAGATTTGGCATGTTGGAAGAGTTTCTGATTCAG TTTTTCAGCCAAATGGACAGGCACCAATATCATCTACAGACAAGTCACTCACACCACAAATTCGAAGTAATGGTTTTAATATTGCAAAATTCACACCGCCTAGACGGCTAAGGACAGATGAAATTCCTAACATTGTCAATGACTTCAGACTTGCTGCAAGAAATGCTATTGAAGCTG GATTTGATGGGGTTGAAATCCATGGAGCTCATGGCTACCTCCTTGAGCAATTCATGAAAGATAAAGTGAATGACAGGACAGATGAATATGGTGGGTCTCTGGAGAACCGCTGTCGATTTGCTTTGGAAGTTGTTGAAGCTGTTGCAAATGAGATAGGAGCAGAAAGAGTTGGAATAAGATTATCACCTTTTGCGGAGTATGCAGAATGTGGAGACTCCAACCCCAATGAATTGGGACTTTATATGGTCAATGCCCTCAATAAATATGGTATTCTTTACTGTCATATGGTGGAACCAAGAATGAAAACTGTTGGTGAAAAAACTGAATGCCCCGACAGCCTTGTGCCAATGAGAAAGGCCTTCAAAGGCACTTTCATGGTTGCAGGAGGTTACGACCGACATGATGGGATCAATGCCATAGCTGAAAACAGGGCAGACCTTGTTGTATATGGTCGTTTGTTCTTAGCTAATCCAGATTTACCAAAGAGATTTGCACTTGATGCTCCTCTGAACAAATATAACAGGGAGACGTTCTACATTTCTGATCCAGTTCTAGGTTATACTGACTACCCCTTTCTTGAATGA
- the LOC11443465 gene encoding putative 12-oxophytodienoate reductase 11 produces the protein MAGIVGSDSIPLLTPYKMGKFNLSHRVVLAPLTRQRSYGNVPQPHAILYYSQRASKGGLLIAEATGVSDTAQGYPNTPGIWTKEQVDAWKPIVDAVHDKGGVFFCQIWHVGRVSDTVYQPNGQAPISSTDKPLKPQIRSNGIDVAKFTPPRRLRTDEIPNIVNDFRLAARNAIEAGFDGVEIHGAHGYLLEQFMKDKVNDRTDEYGGSLENRCRFALEVVEAVANEIGTERVGIRLSPFAEYSECGDSNPKELGLYMVNALNKYGILYCHMVEPRMITVGEKTECPDSLVPMRKAFKGTFMVAGGYDRHDGINAIAENRADLVVYGRLFLANPDLPKRFALDAPLNKYNRETFYVSDPVLGYTDYPFLE, from the exons ATGGCAGGTATTGTTGGATCTGATTCAATTCCTCTTCTTACTCCTTACAAAATGGGTAAATTCAATCTATCTCATag AGTTGTTTTGGCACCTCTCACAAGACAGAGATCCTACGGCAACGTTCCACAACCTCATGCTATCCTCTACTACTCTCAAAGAGCCTCTAAAGGTGGTCTTCTCATAGCCGAAGCTACCGGTGTCTCTGATACCGCTCAAGGCTATCCAAACACGCCTGGTATATGGACTAAAGAGCAAGTCGATGCATGGAAACCCATTGTGGATGCTGTTCATGACAAAGGCGGTGTATTTTTCTGTCAAATTTGGCATGTTGGAAGAGTTTCTGATACTG TTTATCAGCCAAATGGGCAAGCACCAATATCTTCTACAGACAAGCCACTAAAACCACAAATTCGAAGTAATGGTATTGATGTTGCAAAATTCACACCACCAAGGCGGCTAAGGACAGATGAAATTCCAAACATTGTCAATGACTTCAGACTCGCTGCAAGAAATGCTATTGAAGCTG GATTTGATGGGGTTGAAATCCATGGAGCTCATGGCTACCTCCTTGAACAATTCATGAAAGATAAAGTGAATGACAGGACAGATGAGTATGGTGGATCCCTTGAGAACCGTTGTCGGTTTGCTTTGGAAGTTGTTGAAGCTGTTGCAAATGAGATAGGAACAGAAAGAGTTGGAATAAGATTATCACCTTTTGCAGAGTATTCAGAATGTGGAGACTCCAACCCTAAAGAATTGGGACTTTATATGGTTAATGCCCTCAATAAATACGGTATTCTTTATTGTCACATGGTGGAACCAAGAATGATAACTGTTGGTGAAAAAACTGAATGCCCCGACAGCCTTGTGCCAATGAGAAAGGCCTTCAAAGGCACTTTCATGGTTGCAGGAGGTTACGACCGACATGATGGGATCAATGCCATAGCTGAAAACAGGGCAGACCTAGTTGTATATGGTCGTTTGTTCTTAGCTAATCCAGATTTGCCAAAGAGATTTGCACTTGATGCTCCTCTAAACAAGTATAACAGGGAGACATTTTACGTTTCTGATCCAGTTCTAGGTTATACTGACTACCCTTTTCTTGAATGA